The Acidimicrobiales bacterium DNA segment CGCCGTCGGGCGTGGCGGCGATACCGACGAATGGGTATGGCAGATGATTGGTGGCCGCCGATCCGAAGAAGCGGGCGTTGCCGTAGGTGAAGACGCCCCCGTCCGCGGCGAGCATCCAGTATCCGCCGCCGTCCGGGGTGAAGGCCGCGGCGACGACCGGCGCGGCCAGGCCTACGTCACCGGCGTAGCCCACCGAGGTGGGAGCGCCGTAGAAGGTACGGATGAAGCCGCCGGCCCGTAGGAGGTCGAACCCACCCGAGGAGAACCGGTAGCACGTCGGGCACCCGGCCGGCGTGGAGATGACCGAGGTGAAGTCGGCCCACCCCGGGCGCGCCCACGTGACCAGGAAGCGGGCCTGGAGGTTGGCGCCCATCGTGACGGCGAAGTCTCCCGGGCCCGGAGCAACCGGGCCACCGCCGGCGTAGCTCTGGGCGGCGGCGAACCAGTTGCCGGTCGGCATCGAGTCAGGTACCCGGAACCGGAAGGCAAAGGGGCCGCTCTGGGGCATCTCGCCGATCCCGATGCCGGCGCCCTCGTCGATGAACCCGAGCTCCCCGCCGCCGGACCGGCAGCCGGCGGTCGAGCCCGTGATCGTGACCAGGGTGCCGACCGGCCCGGAGGGAGGGCTGAGGTTCAGGGAGCACGCCACGCCGGCTGCCGAGGCCACGCTGGTCCCCGGCCCCGGGAGCAGCGCCGCCAGAATCGGAACGACCGCGACCAACAGGCCGAAGCGCCATCGGGGAGGCCTCCGGGCCATGAACAAATGACTCCGAGGCAATTCAATCAGTCAGATGAGCTCGACCCGCAGCCGTCGAGCCGCCGAACGGGCAACCTTGGCGATGTGGTTCCCATCGGAGGTCACCACCGCCCGGTCGCCCCGCCGAGCCGCCCCTTCGACGACGGTGACATCGACTACGTCATCGTGGTCGGCCCGGCCGGCCAGTTCTCCGACCTTCCGCGCCTGCTCGGGGCTCATTTCCTCGACATCGCATCCGGCCAGCATCCGCACCAGGCTGGCCTGGCGTGGTCCACCGCGCCAGGCCTCGGCGAGAACCGGGGCAGGTACGGTCGGGGAGACCTCCTCGGCAATGAGTCCGACATGAAGCGCCCACATCCGTCGGTCGTTACGGTCACCAGCGATCAGGGCCCCGGTGTCGTAGGTGACACCCGGCACCTACGCCGACCTCCGCGCCCGGCGTGACCGGCCGAGCAATTCTCGAGCCCGGGCCAGCCCTTCGGCCAGCTCCTGCTCGGTTAGCGGGCCGTGGTCACGCTCCCAGGCTGCCACCCCCCTCCGCCCCGCCTCGAGGCGGAGGCGGTGGGAAGCGGTCTCGGTGAGCCAGCCGCTGAAGCTGGTCCCGGACTCGGACGCGGCCTCGTCGATTGCCTTCGCCAGTTCCGGGGGGAACGAAACCGACCGCTTGTCCCGCAGCGCCATCCTCTCGATGGTAGCACAGAAGGTAGGACAGGCCGGGTCAGCCGACAGCCGGCACCGCGGTCAAGGCGGGCGGGAGCGGGGCCGAGGTGACGAGCACGAGCCGCCTGGTGGTCCGGGTGAGAGCGACGTAGAGCTCGGGCAGGCTGTGCTGGGCCGGCTCGACGACCACGACGCTGTCGAACTCGAGGCCCTTGGCACTGACCGGATCCATCTCGATGACATCGAGGTCGAGGGCGGCAGGTGACGGTGGTGGGACCCGCCCCACGGGATACATGACCGCCACCTTGCCCGGGGACACCTCTCCCACCTCCCGCGCGGCCACTTGCGCGATGAAGGCGGTGCTGTCGACGCTCTCGTCCATCTCCACCACCTCCGGCTGCTCACCCGAGAGACGGACGGATGTGGGAGCCCGGGCGGCCGGGTCGTACTCGGCCAGGACAGCGCCAGCGAGGTCCATGACCTCGGACGGGGTGCGGTAGTTGACCGTGAGCTCCAGGACCTGGGCCGACCGACCCGGCGCGGCGATGGCGCACGCCTCCTCCCAGTCGGTCAGGGACCACGGATGCTTGGCCTGTCCGAGATCCCCGACGATGGTCATCGAACCGGTCGGTCCCCGCCGGGACAGCATCCGCCATTGCATGGGGGTGAGGTCCTGGGCCTCGTCCACGATGATGTGCCCGAAGGTCACCTGCTCCTGGGCTTCCGGACGGTCCGAGTAGGTGCGCTCGACACGGGCGCCGACCTCCTGGATCTGTTGGAAGCGCTCGGGACCGATGAGCTTCACGGCGTCGAAGACTCGGCGGCACGCCTCGCATTCGAAGTTCCGCCCGGCCAGGCTCAGCTCGAAGCCGCAGTTGGGGCAGTCCGGGATCAGGCCCATCCCGGCCATGGTCGCCTCCCTCGTCGGGTCCGGCCGTGGTACCCGCCGGCCCGACCGGCGCCGACGGGCCGGCACCTTCCCGAGGAGATGCTCAGCCTCGTCGAGCAGGGCGACGTCGTGCTCGGTGAGCCGCTCGAGGTCGAGCGCCGGTGCGCCCGCACGCTCCAGGGCCTCGGAGACGACCTGCTCGGCGCTGAGGGCGGGCCAGATCCGATCGACCAGCTCGCGCACCTCGCTCGAGCGCCGGAGCGCCTCCAGGGCCTGGGAGGCGTCGGTGCCCGACACCGCGCCCGTGGCCAGCCCCGTCCTTACCGCACGCCGGGCGGCCCTCCTCGCCTGTCGGACCAGGTGCACCAGCACCACCCGCTCTACGACCGCTCGGCCCGCTCGATGGCTGCCGGCCGCCCGGGCCGTGGCCACGAAGGCCTCGCTGTCGGCCACGGTGACGGGGAGACGATGGATGCCGTGGCCGATGAGCCGGTCCGCCTCGAGGGCCTGCTCATGGCCGGCGATCGTCGCCGCCAGGGCATCCACCATCGCCAGGCCGGCCTTGATGGCGGCTGCCTCGGGCGGGTCCTCGGCGCCCGGTCGATAGGAACGGTGCAGGAGGCCGGCCGTGGTCACCACCACGCCCGTCTCGCCGAGCCCGGGCAGGACATCTTCGATGTAGCGGCAGAACACCGGGTTGGGCCCCACCACCAGCACCCCCTGGCTGGCGAGGGGGAAGTGGTGTGCGTAGAGGAGATAGGCCGCCCGGTGCAGGGCCACGGCGGTCTTGCCCGTCCCCGGACCCCCCTGGACCACGAGGATCCCCCGGAGGGGGGAGCGGATGGCGGCGTCCTGTTCTGCCTGGATCGTCGCCACGATGTCGCCCATGCGTCCCGTTCGAGCCGCGGCAAGAGCCGCGAGCAGCGCGCCCTCGCCGCACAGGGTGTCCCCGGAGGCGCCGGCG contains these protein-coding regions:
- a CDS encoding UvrD-helicase domain-containing protein, whose amino-acid sequence is MGLRDEIQAEQSHVDRAYRRLDALREGASELASELLAEGRGGLVADRVERDARVEHGLRRRAALSIGDRALCFGRLDYTAGDRFHIGRLGVLDADGEPLVIDWRTPAAEPFYRATSGDRRGVDRRRHIRMKQRRVVGVDDELLVRGDAGASGDTLCGEGALLAALAAARTGRMGDIVATIQAEQDAAIRSPLRGILVVQGGPGTGKTAVALHRAAYLLYAHHFPLASQGVLVVGPNPVFCRYIEDVLPGLGETGVVVTTAGLLHRSYRPGAEDPPEAAAIKAGLAMVDALAATIAGHEQALEADRLIGHGIHRLPVTVADSEAFVATARAAGSHRAGRAVVERVVLVHLVRQARRAARRAVRTGLATGAVSGTDASQALEALRRSSEVRELVDRIWPALSAEQVVSEALERAGAPALDLERLTEHDVALLDEAEHLLGKVPARRRRSGRRVPRPDPTREATMAGMGLIPDCPNCGFELSLAGRNFECEACRRVFDAVKLIGPERFQQIQEVGARVERTYSDRPEAQEQVTFGHIIVDEAQDLTPMQWRMLSRRGPTGSMTIVGDLGQAKHPWSLTDWEEACAIAAPGRSAQVLELTVNYRTPSEVMDLAGAVLAEYDPAARAPTSVRLSGEQPEVVEMDESVDSTAFIAQVAAREVGEVSPGKVAVMYPVGRVPPPSPAALDLDVIEMDPVSAKGLEFDSVVVVEPAQHSLPELYVALTRTTRRLVLVTSAPLPPALTAVPAVG